One region of Tamandua tetradactyla isolate mTamTet1 chromosome 6, mTamTet1.pri, whole genome shotgun sequence genomic DNA includes:
- the HAS2 gene encoding hyaluronan synthase 2, translating to MHCERFLCILRIIGTTLFGVSLLLGITAAYIVGYQFIQTDNYYFSFGLYGAFLASHLIIQSLFAFLEHRKMKKSLETPIKLNKTVALCIAAYQEDPDYLRKCLQSVKRLTYPGIKVVMVIDGNSEDDLYMMDIFSEVMGRDISATYIWKNNFHEKGPGETDESHRESSQHVTQLVLSNKSICIMQKWGGKREVMYTAFRALGRSVDYVQVCDSDTMLDPASSVEMVKVLEEDPMVGGVGGDVQILNKYDSWISFLSSVRYWMAFNIERACQSYFGCVQCISGPLGMYRNSLLHEFVEDWYNQEFMGNQCSFGDDRHLTNRVLSLGYATKYTARSKCLTETPIEYLRWLNQQTRWSKSYFREWLYNAMWFHKHHLWMTYEAVITGFFPFFLIATVIQLFYRGKIWNILLFLLTVQLVGLIKSSFASCLRGNIVMVFMSLYSVLYMSSLLPAKMFAIATINKAGWGTSGRKTIVVNFIGLIPVSIWFTILLGGVIFTIYKESKKPFSESKQTVLIVGTLLYACYWVMLLTLYVVLINKCGRRKKGQQYDMVLDV from the exons ATGCATTGTGAGAGGTTTCTATGTATCCTGAGAATAATTGGAACCACACTTTTTGGAGTCTCTCTCCTCCTTGGAATCACAGCTGCTTATATTGTTGGCTACCAGTTTATCCAAACGGATAATTACTATTTCTCTTTTGgactgtatggtgcctttttagCATCACACCTCATCATCCAAAGCCTCTTTGCCTTTCTGGAGCAccgaaaaatgaaaaaatctctAGAAACCCCAATTAAATTGAACAAAACCGTTGCTCTCTGCATTGCTGCTTACCAAGAAGATCCAGACTACTTAAGGAAATGTTTGCAGTCTGTGAAGAGACTAACCTATCCTGGGATTAAAGTCGTCATGGTCATCGATGGCAACTCAGAAGATGACCTTTACATGATGGACATCTTCAGTGAAGTCATGGGCAGAGACATATCAGCCACTTATATCTGGAAGAACAACTTCCATGAAAAGGGTCCAGGCGAGACGGATGAGTCACATAGAGAAAGCTCGCAACATGTAACCCAATTGGTTTTGTCCAACAAAAGTATTTGCATCATGCAAAAATGGGGTGGAAAAAGAGAAGTCATGTACACAGCCTTCAGAGCACTGGGGCGAAGTGTAGATTATGTACAG GTTTGTGATTCAGATACCATGCTTGACCCTGCCTCATCTGTGGAGATGGTTAAGGTTTTAGAAGAAGACCCCATGGTTGGGGGAGTCGGAGGAGATGTCCAG ATTCTAAACAAGTACGACTCCTGGATCTCCTTCCTCAGCAGTGTGAGATACTGGATGGCTTTTAACATAGAAAGGGCCTGCCAGTCTTATTTTGGGTGTGTCCAGTGCATTAGTGGCCCCCTGGGGATGTACAGAAACTCCTTGCTGCATGAATTTGTAGAAGACTGGTACAATCAGGAATTCATGGGCAACCAATGCAGTTTTGGTGATGACCGGCACCTAACAAACAGGGTGCTGAGCCTGGGCTATGCCACAAAATACACAGCTCGGTCCAAGTGCCTTACTGAAACACCGATCGAGTATCTCAGATGGCTGAACCAGCAGACCCGCTGGAGCAAGTCGTACTTCCGAGAGTGGCTGTACAACGCCATGTGGTTTCACAAGCATCACTTGTGGATGACCTACGAGGCAGTTATCACTGgattcttccctttctttctcattGCCACAGTCATCCAGCTCTTCTACAGGGGTAAAATTTGGAACATTCTCCTCTTCTTGTTAACTGTCCAGTTAGTAGGTCTCATCAAGTCATCCTTTGCCAGCTGCCTTCGAGGAAATATCGTCATGGTGTTCATGTCCCTCTACTCAGTGTTATACATGTCAAGTTTACTTCCCGCCAAGATGTTCGCAATCGCAACGATAAACAAAGCTGGGTGGGGCACTTCTGGAAGGAAAACCATTGTTGTAAATTTCATAGGACTAATTCCTGTATCCATTTGGTTTACAATCCTCCTGGGTGGTGTGATTTTCACCATTTATAAGGAATCTAAAAAGCCATTTTCCGAATCCAAACAGACAGTCCTAATTGTTGGAACGTTGCTCTATGCATGCTATTGGGTCATGCTTTTGACACTGTATGTGGTTCTCATTAATAAATGTGGCAGGCGGAAGAAGGGGCAACAGTATGACATGGTGCTTGATGTGTGA